A window of Coregonus clupeaformis isolate EN_2021a chromosome 28, ASM2061545v1, whole genome shotgun sequence contains these coding sequences:
- the LOC123482167 gene encoding angiopoietin-related protein 5-like — protein sequence MWNRIFFCGLVVCLICLTDQTQGQKTPLVVQGIDCTQIKILSPRATSGVYVIQPAGVTSPFKVYCEMLADGGWTVFQMRTGAEVLFNKMWAEYEQGFGHLQKDHWLGLSKVFALTKGGKGRRSTMRVDLWDFEGGTAFAEYSDFRLGRENEAYKLNVGAYRGNAGDAIRGKYAGIDQNGFGFSTTDKDNDGCSPCIFGDIAENTCSFSEGGGGWWYSRCGSASLNGDWHPAGEHIGWASGLHWETWKGPAPYSARASPMMIKSV from the exons atgtggaataggatATTTTTTTGTGGACTGGTGGTCTGTCTCATCTGCCTTACTGACCAGACTCAG GGCCAGAAAACACCTTTAGTTGTTCAAG GGATAGATTGCACACAAATCAAAATTCTCTCCCCCCGAGCCACCAGTGGAGTGTATGTCATTCAGCCTGCAGGAGTCACATCCCCCTTTAAG GTGTATTGTGAGATGCTGGCGGACGGAGGCTGGACAGTCTTTCAAATGCGCACCGGGGCAGAGGTTCTTTTCAACAAGATGTGGGCTGAATACGAACAAGGCTTTGGGCATTTACAGA AGGACCACTGGCTGGGTCTGAGTAAGGTGTTTGCTCTAACCAAGGGGGGCAAGGGGCGGAGATCGACTATGCGGGTCGACCTGTGGGACTTTGAAGGGGGCACCGCCTTTGCTGAGTACAGCGACTTCCGTCTGGGCAGGGAGAATGAGGCCTACAAGCTGAACGTTGGAGCCTACAGGGGCAACGCAG GTGATGCCATCCGTGGGAAATACGCCGGCATTGACCAGAATGGTTTTGGCTTCAGCACAACCGACAAGGACAATGATGGCTGCTCGCCCTGCATCTTTGGCGACATCGCCGAGAACACATGCAGCTTctcggagggaggaggagggtggtggtacAGCCGCTGTGGCTCTGCCAGCCTGAACGGAGACTGGCACCCTGCCGGCGAACACATCGGCTGGGCCTCCGGCCTCCACTGGGAGACCTGGAAAGGACCTGCCCCATACTCAGCCCGAGCCAGCCCCATGATGATCAAGTCTGTGTGA